DNA sequence from the Acinetobacter defluvii genome:
TCCTTTTGCTTGGTTTTTTCTCTTGCATCAATAGCCTGTTTTTGAGCTTTTAACTGTTTCAACTTTTCTAATTGGGCTTCAATTTTCTTTTCGATATTTTCAGCAGATTTTGTCATAACGGTTAATTTCGGGATATAGAAAACCACTCAAGCATAAAACCCTATGAATTGAAATTCAAGCGGGCTATATGCTATCGTGTTTTTCATGAAATGCGCACTTACGACTTGGATTTCATCCAAGTCAAAGTTTGCGTAAGGGGATACCCCTTAACCCCAAAAAATTGCTACGCAATTTTTCAAAAGCAAAAGCAAAACCATCACAAGGCTAAGGCATGGCAATTTATCACTGTACGACTAAGACCGTTAACCGAAGTTCGGGACGAACTGCGGTTGCCTCTATGGCTTATCGTGCAGGGGAAAAGTTGACAGATGAACGGACAGGATTAACGCACGACTTCACGAAAAAAGAAGGTGTAGTGTATACAGAGATTCTTTCTAACTTGGATACTGAATTAGACCGAAGCAAAGTGTGGAATCTGGCGGAAAAATCAGAAAATCGGAAAGATGCCCGAACCGCACGTGAATGGGTAATTGCTCTACCGGACGAGCTGGATGAAGAACAGCGAAAAGAACTAGCAAGAGAGTTTGCCCAATCTTTAGTAGACCGTTATGGGGTGGTTGCAGATTTAGCGATTCATGCACCTAGCAAAGGTGGAGATGATAAAAACCATCATGCACATATCTTACTGACAACTCGCAAAGCAGAATTAGATACTGAAAATAAACTGGTCCTCACTCAAAAATCGGAAATTGAGTTAAGTAACACCAAAAGAAAAAGCTTAGGCATGGGAACAAGCCAGGAAGAAATTAAACAGATTCGAGCCACCTGGGCAAACTTAGCCAATCATGCTCTGGAATATGCAGGGTATCGGGAAAGAATCGACCACCGCAGTTATGCCGATCAAGGTAATCAGCTACAGGCCACCATACATGAAGGCAGTAAAGTCACCCAGATGCGCAGAAAGGGCATAGATACTGAAATTAGCCGTTTCAACGACACGATCAAACAGCAGAACAGTCAACAGCTCCAATACAAACAACAGCACAAGGAACAGACCTTAGAACAGGGTTTTAACCGTGTTGAAAAAGGCTTTGAGCAATGGAAGAAAGATCAGGAAGCTAAACGCCTAGAACTGGAACATAAAAAGCAGTTAAAGCTACAGCAAGAACAAGCGATGAAGCTGAAACAACGCAAAAGCATGAATAGAAATGGGCCTTCCCTATGAGCAATCAAAACGATTTAGACGACCAGTTATATATTTTATTAGCCTCCATGAAGGAATACAGGGAAGCCATAGCAGATGATAA
Encoded proteins:
- the mobQ gene encoding MobQ family relaxase, whose protein sequence is MAIYHCTTKTVNRSSGRTAVASMAYRAGEKLTDERTGLTHDFTKKEGVVYTEILSNLDTELDRSKVWNLAEKSENRKDARTAREWVIALPDELDEEQRKELAREFAQSLVDRYGVVADLAIHAPSKGGDDKNHHAHILLTTRKAELDTENKLVLTQKSEIELSNTKRKSLGMGTSQEEIKQIRATWANLANHALEYAGYRERIDHRSYADQGNQLQATIHEGSKVTQMRRKGIDTEISRFNDTIKQQNSQQLQYKQQHKEQTLEQGFNRVEKGFEQWKKDQEAKRLELEHKKQLKLQQEQAMKLKQRKSMNRNGPSL